In Carassius carassius chromosome 14, fCarCar2.1, whole genome shotgun sequence, the genomic stretch CACTCCATTCCAGATGCCACAGTACACGAGTCAGTGAGAAACCAGTTTTAATACTCATTTccctttatttatcaaaatacacataaaaatacagcaaaattgtCCTTTTGGACATGTAAACAGGGTTGCCATGGTAcaaaaaatacacttttgtaTATATCCAATGTGttactattttttataatatagaaaataaaaggaACATTTTGAATTCTAAATTGAATAAACAGAAAATCTTTGGTTTTAGTGTGTTGCAGAATAACCATCCAAAAAGTTctgagaaggttttttttttttcttttttttttctctcaagtcAGACAAGCAGCTTTTCCAATTCATTAAACATCTGTATAAAACTAATATCCCACATTCAGTTATTGTAAAATCGGCAGTGTAGTTCCTTCATTCATTGGTCCCAAGTGTTTTTCTATGGATGACAGCCACCATCTGATTCAAAGATAGTCAAACTCTTCTGTCACTCACACATAATATGCATTTTAGTGCCCTGCTGGATATTCTGAATTTGATTGTGCCTCTGTTCAGTATTCAAGTGTCATAAAGTGCTATGAGGACATGAGATTTGTCATAAGACCACAGGCTCATCTCATTGGGATTCCCTTAATTTGGTTCAGAAAAGAGTCTCTGCCTGGTGTGTCACCTGTAAAATAAGCTTACTCTTCAGGGGAGGATGAGTTGAGCTCACAACTTCTGCAATACATCCCACAATAATGATGTCAAAGGTCAAGGACCTTGAACCCAGGAGACAATGATGACACACAGGCTCAGCAAACCCACAACCAGACCAATCACCATCAGAAAAACCGCCTAGAAAGAAAAGAGAACGTTGGAAAAGATGCTTATGggaagaaaactaaagaaagtaaaatactATCAAGATAGTAACAAGATTTGGGgacagtaattttattttttaactaatatttgtattccataaaaatgtatttaattgattataaattatagttaacatttataaaggttacaaaagtttaaaaacaaatgCCATTAATCGTCCTATTCATTTAAGAATCCTGGGGggaaaaaatgtattatggtttataacttttttttaaacattgataacaatTAGAAATGTTActcgagcaccaaatcagcatattagaatggatcatgtgacaatgaagactggagtaatgactgctgaaaattcagctttgccatcacaggaataaattacattttaaaatatattaaaatacaaaaaacagtcattttaaattgtaacgatatttcgcaatattaatgtttttactttatttctttagcaaataaattcagccttggtgagacttttttttacacatttacaaaagaatcttactgaacccatatttgaacagtagtgtataaaacTAAATGTAAGAAATCCACTCAAAATCAGCTATCTTCTGCAAAGGAAGTCATGTCTGTGTTTTCGAGTGTATGTAAGACTTTAGATACCCCTGCTGAATTGAGAGATCTGATTGGCTCGGAGCTGATTCTCaaaaaaaacattccaggatACACAAACAGCAAACATGTGGAGGTCGTAGAACCTAGAAATCACAAGAAAAGGTatgcagacacacacataaacacattgaacTAAACAGTAAAACACACATGGAGCGtatggacacacacactcacccaccaCACCAAAGACATTCTTAATGTCAGGGATGAAAATAGCGAGCAGCAGCACAAGAGTGAGGACGAAAAAACAGGAGAGCGAATGAGAGAGCCAGGAGAACTCCCTATCTCCCCTGCATAACATCAACAGCGATTTACGTGCCTGAAAGAAAAGACGAGAGGATGTGTTTTCTGAATTTCTTTCTTAAATAGTTCACAGTCTGGCGTTTGACTTACTGGGAAGTGGATGAGCGGCACAGTGAACAGAACGGCCAATAAAATCGCAAGACGCACTACCATCACCACAACATCCCGCGGTAGGTAGTTGTCATATCCTAGCAACAGCTCAGATTCCACATGTGCTGCGAATAAAGAACATTTGATCAGATCAATTCATTTATCTTCCTtgtcattgaattttttttttttttaaatcacacaatttaaatgttgctttgacagctagctgaaataaaatttgctttattttttatattttatttcagctgatgtttattttaatttcaagtaatgaaCATTTCCTTTATGTTTTTGGTTTTAGTTTCAGTCTTAGTATTTTGTTTCCAACTCCTTTGCTGGAACTAAAAATGTAAGGTCATGTCAAGTGCTGCATTGTGGGACTGTGTAGCTTGAGCAACGTTCTTACTATAGAAGGTGAGGTATCCAAACAGGGCAGAGATCAGATACACCACAAAACTAAGATAGATGCTGATATTTGCCACACTCTGCATTCTCTGCTTGGTGGGTCTGAAAAACATACGTAAATGCATATAAGGCAACATCAGGCTATATATGTGGCAGATGCACAGAAAGAACAGTAATGAGTGTACTAACCTGTGTAACTCGCAGTAAATAGGTAAAACTGCCGTATGGCACAGGAAGGAGAAAGCCATTGTTGGGACGGCATAAGCACTctgtaatgaacacacacacagccatttCTCACCCTCCTGATGTGTGTGCGGTTACGCTATAATATTACAACTAATATTTGGGTTTCTAATAGTCCTGCAAGGCAGACTTTAAATCAAAACACAGCTCTGCTTTctcaggaaaacacacacactcaccttaCTAGAGATCACAAACATCTGTGGGGTGCATTCAGAGGTATTTAAGCTCTGGGGATAGAAAAAGAAGATTAATGTGAATATGAAGATTAGAACGAAATCAGGA encodes the following:
- the slc38a6 gene encoding probable sodium-coupled neutral amino acid transporter 6; its protein translation is MWKNDANCSVQTGSEYEPIGEESRPLLAQGAQSRGASFWSSAFNLMNAIMGSGILGLSYAMANTGIIGFSILLLVVSSLAAYSIHLLLLLCDKTGINSYEALGERAFNRPGKILVACTILIQNIGAMSTYLFILKSEMPAAITGFMSTEISGKWFEDGVTLLILVTLIVVLPLALLPKIGFLGYTSSLAFIFMLFFTVVVVVKKWSIPCPLPINSTVSLSLNTSECTPQMFVISSKSAYAVPTMAFSFLCHTAVLPIYCELHRPTKQRMQSVANISIYLSFVVYLISALFGYLTFYTHVESELLLGYDNYLPRDVVVMVVRLAILLAVLFTVPLIHFPARKSLLMLCRGDREFSWLSHSLSCFFVLTLVLLLAIFIPDIKNVFGVVGSTTSTCLLFVYPGMFFLRISSEPIRSLNSAGAVFLMVIGLVVGLLSLCVIIVSWVQGP